In Salvelinus fontinalis isolate EN_2023a chromosome 25, ASM2944872v1, whole genome shotgun sequence, one genomic interval encodes:
- the LOC129822752 gene encoding regulator of G-protein signaling 20-like, protein MGSERLEMRKRQMQMHQETAASVLQSQHRMGNMPTNASNACCFCWCCCCSCSCLTVMTEDERIQRNTYERRTEGIANYDDSPKPTLEDATMWTMSFERLMKSPAGRGCFRQFLRTEFSEENMMFWLACEELKKETNKTVVEEKVRQIYEGFISILSPKEVSLDSRVRDVINKNMLEPTSHTFEDAQQQIYTLMQRDSYPRYMNSTAYADLLQDLEEPPPATEP, encoded by the exons ATGGGGTCAGAGCGGCTGGAGATGCGCAAGAGACAGATGCAAATGCACCAGGAAACCGCGGCCAGTGTCCTCCAATCACAGCACAGGATGGGGAACATGCCCACCAACGCCTCCAATGCCTGTTGTTTCTGCTGGTGTTGCTGCTGCAGCTGCTCCTG TCTGACTGTTATGACAGAGGATGAGAGGATTCAAAGAAACACCtatgagaggaggacagagggaatCGCAAACTATGATGACAg CCCCAAGCCTACTCTGGAGGATGCGACAATGTGGACCATGTCGTTTGAGAGGCTGATGAAGAGCCCCGCAGGGCGGGGCTGCTTCCGACAGTTCCTAAGGACAGAGTTTAGTGAAGAGAACATGATGTTCTGGTTGGCCTGCGAAGAGCTCAAAAAGGAGACCAACAAAACTGTGGTGGAGGAGAAAGTACGACAGATCTATGAGGGCTTCATTTCTATCCTCTCCCCTAAAGAG GTGAGTTTGGACTCACGTGTTCGAGACGTGATCAACAAGAACATGCTGGAGCCCACGTCCCACACCTTTGAGGACGCCCAGCAGCAGATCTACACGCTGATGCAGAGAGACTCATACCCACGCTACATGAACTCTACAGCGTATGCAGATTTACTGCAGGACCTGGAAGAACCACCACCTGCCACAGAGCCATAG